The sequence below is a genomic window from Phycisphaerae bacterium.
GGGTTCGCATGGCCTTGATGTCGAGGCCGACGAACTCACCGTTGCGGCCGTAGTCGTACCTGTCGAGCATGCGGACCTGGTTGAACGCCCGTCGCAGATCGACCGAGCCGAAGGTCTTGTCCTGGTCGAACTTCAAGCCGTTCTGGTCGTTCAGGTGCACGGTCCAGAGCTTGTCGAAGGCGAGGGCGAAGCCCATCTCGTCGGACGGATCGAGCCCGGCGAGGATGGCGTGGGCGCTTTCGATGTTGATGCCGACCCGCGCCGGATCGACGGTCAGTTGGGCCAGGGCCAGGGCGTGGCCGGTGGTCGGGATGTAGGCCTGGTCCATCGGCTCGTTGGGCTTGGGCTCGATGGCGATGCGGATGCCCTTGTCGTATTCGAGCATCTCGTTGATGGCCTGGACGAGGTGGCCGACGGCGGCGCGGCTGTCTTTCGATTCGCGGATGTAGGTTCCTTCGCGGGCCAGCCACAGGACGATCAACTTGGTCTCCAGGGCGTTGGCGATATCGACGGCGATCAGGCTCCGCTCGCGGGCGTACTGACGGTTCTTGGCGCTGTTGGCGGTATAGCCGCCGTCGATGGTGCGCGGGTCTTCCCACAGCCGCGGGGCGACGAACTCAGCCTTCAGGCCGTGCTGGTCGAGCCGGCGTTTGACGCCCTTGG
It includes:
- a CDS encoding TIM barrel protein, giving the protein MAGKFRFSFGPWNIHEGADPFGPTVRKSIPFNKKLSMYRELGFEGVQFHDDDAVPDLNDLTADQIVKQAKGVKRRLDQHGLKAEFVAPRLWEDPRTIDGGYTANSAKNRQYARERSLIAVDIANALETKLIVLWLAREGTYIRESKDSRAAVGHLVQAINEMLEYDKGIRIAIEPKPNEPMDQAYIPTTGHALALAQLTVDPARVGINIESAHAILAGLDPSDEMGFALAFDKLWTVHLNDQNGLKFDQDKTFGSVDLRRAFNQVRMLDRYDYGRNGEFVGLDIKAMRTQKSPATKHLRNSREIFMKLLKISRGLDDKKMAKMIGDRDYEELDLYILNRLIGG